ggggtttcttgcaattctcgccttcactgcctttattagagctggggtccgaacggtgcgtggtcttccagacctcttgcggtcatcgaaggtctgagtactattgtatctattaattgtgcgataaacaaattgtttgttgatttttaggttttcacgcaacttcaaaatcatgtttggcgggtgcacacatttgtgcaacgcaattactgcgatacgattctcttttaggccccaattcattatagatacgacgagataagcgttatgtgtggtatataattatagctcacaaatccaccacattatgttattttttatttcttcggtagcatttgttttaacggaaataaagaggttgcaaatcgagtaacagaacttagtaaccaactaggtagggTTGACACttcggtatttttaattttaaataaataaataaaaggcgaAGTTGTGGACAAAGCCACAACCGGCACTCTTCACACTTCGGGAGTGTCCGCAAATACATTAGGAGAATTGGATGGTGCTACTGCTGGAGCATCTAGGACAAACCATCACAGCTACCTGCAATTTGTATTTAGCGGCTATCGATGGCAAAGTTTTAAATATTCTGCTGAGCACACCGTCGCAGATGCGTTGTCCTTACTGTGGCCTCACAGCAAAATATTTCAATGACTTGAAAACAGTTATTGAAACACGGCATTAGCCCCCTACCTGCCTGGATAAGAGTTTTAGAATTCCTGCTAAAACTGGGCTATAAAAAAGAGGTGAAAGGCTGGTTCATTTCAAAAAATTCCAATGAAGGTCATCTTGTTGAAGAGCGCAAAAAAGAAATCCAAAATTAATCCGACAAAAAATTGGAGTTTTAGTCGATGTCGTACGACCAAATAGCGGCACTACTAATGACGACAATACCGCTAGAACAATTTTGTCTGACAAACATCGTGAAAATTTTGCATAGAGAAGTGGCTTCTGGACGATCTCCACACAGTTTTAGCTGTGTTATCGAGTGGTCTTCCAATAGACTCAAAGAAGTTTGGAAATTTCTGTAAAGAACTAGCCCAAAAATATGTTCATAGTTACAATTGATTGAACAACAgagtttatttaataatttgcgaaatatacatttttttcgtaATTTCCGAGAGTCGCAAAAaagattttcaaaaatgtacttCTCAAAATCTACACATATTAGAAACGCGGGAGTTTTAGTCTCGCATTTGTAATGATCTAAACTACAGTAATTTGGAATAAAATGGCGATTTCACTTTTTAGGCTTCTATAGAACCCTGTGATCCATactaaaaaatactatataatagcgctacgaattgattatacttaataactttttttttttaatttaatcgtcgaatttcgattataaaaatttttttactgCAAAATTCCTGCTTTTGCTTctgttttataaattctcggtctcagtcacgttctcggccgagacatAAAAAAAGGGTTCTCTGTCGGACCTTATCTAGAAGTAGCTATTTTTTCACACCAAGTGagaataaataaacattgttAGACCAGTTTAAAACAAACATAGTTTCATTAATGTGCAAATATCCTCCAGTTTAGTTAACCTCTTATCATCACCTGATGTTAAAGAACCAATTTATAATGGGATACACAATATGTATCAAAGGTGATAAACCCAACccaagtgaaaaaaataaatagttacatttttattgtcTATTTACCTAACAGTTTGATTTTAACTAATTTTAgggattccactcacgtgtttttagtcaatcgcgcgacatgtttcggagagcctagctCTTCATAGTGGGGTAGAATTAGTTAAGtattagtatgtctcacgacagtttaaattcagtttgattttaaataattgactTTGTGATTAGACTATACAAgatgctcacgaggaacccgaaagatttaaaccacgtacttctgaggccaaaagacggaaaaaatattatacgagtTTCTCTAAATTTCGCCAATaaaaatttctttttattttgaacgtgtttgtacataaaaagttaatgttatggtaaaactggcactgaaaatatttttttaagattttttttgtaaaaactagttcttgcaaaggttacttgtcactttttgacatctattaataaggatatttagactacgccccacaatggcatcatcgcgatcaaaaaggcgttttgcactaagttacgataagaagatgtttttttacattggtattaactttgaaactaggcgaaatccagaaaagtttacgCACTGCGCATAAGCACCAGCTGTTTGCAGACTTGCGTTGCCACACCCACACTGGAGAACGTGATCCCCTATACAAGCTGGTTAAATGttacaatttgtattttcatGAAATTGACATTTTCAAGATGTCTGACAATTTGTATAAAAAGAATGATTCAGTTGCTTCAAACAAAACGTCACTAAAAGTTGCCCCGGAGACTTTGCCGTTTTTACTCGCTCATTAAACTGTATCTATCCTAAACTACTTGTGCTACCTCAAAAATGAATTTGTTACTGTATCTATAAACCTATATTGTAACCGTAGCTGTGTTAATTTTAGCTGTATGTCCTTTATATTGTTACCTAGCGCTATATATTGTAgatttatcagtaggtaatGTAGTAATCTGTGGACGATGTTGTTGGTCTCACAGTTTGTTATTCTTTGTATTCTATTTCTGTgtctaaaaaaagaaaaaaaacaagataaCTATTCAATTATTAAAGAATATGTGGACCGATTCTTGATTTCTCCAGACAATCTTCCAGATTTCTGATGACATTGGGACCAAATGAGTGccataaaaaatactaatttaggCAGACTATCTCTGAGAAATCAAGGAACATGCATAGAAAAAACTTAAGAATTGAGAACCTTCCTCTTCAAAACATTAAAGTTGGTTAAAATAGAactgattattaattattcaatatatttgtaaaaaaaataataaacaaaatttgttTGAGTAGCTTGAATGCTACGGGGTTTGCttgagttaatttttttttcaccaaaccaactggtaaaggccctcttgattgttcaaaaacttaagaaagttgcatttcatcCATGTGTAATTCAAAGTATTCAGTATTAATGTCAAAGTAttaagatgcaaattttaagttgcttccttatgttagctggtggaattgacttttaaatgatgattttgaatgataagtTTACTAtcacgttcatttggatttgattcggtttcatttttttagtatttctaACTAATCTTAGTTTTACTCActacgcttgtggttcaattttggaatcttatacttgctcaggtatcaatattagcacgagcagttaaataacaacttgcccccttgtaaaacaaataacaattgaacacaaaaaaaatgaatacaaaGAACTTACTAATGTTTAAAATACATACGCAACACATGCATGTGGTCGtaattgtaaacaaaatatataatgatGTGCCAAACGGATATGTGAAGTGAACAGAAATGAAAACATGGTCCAGTAATATTTGAGTgtgtacttataattataaaggcCCTAACAGCAACTCACCTATGGGCACATCACACAGTAAACAGCAGGCAGACAGAGCACCAAACGAGGCGCCAGAGATTTTACCCAAAAGCAAGTGTGGTGCATATTTCTTAAAACACACTGCTACGCCGACATGATAAATGCCAAGAAACCCGCACCCAGCGAACGATAAATTCATTATTCACTGTAAAACTGCcacaaatgtaataataaaaaaataaagtcacAACGATGTAAACGAACACTGCACTAAGATGCACAAAACACACTAATTTGATATTGATAATGACAAATACGGTTGAAACTCAGTCCGAGATTAGATATCGCTactttaaagtaataaatataaattaagtaataatatcCCTTATTACAAGACACGTCCGCGTAAAAATACTTTAAGACAATAACTAATAAACAAAAGAGAAATCGTATCACACGCACATCACATAATCATACAGTGACGTGACGTTGTCAGTGTTACCAGGTGAGCGGAACGGAATTATCGTATCgggtataacaaaaaaatattatacgctAATCATAAAGGCAGTACCCCAAAATatcagttttatatttgtgtatttttgagACGGATCCAAACCGTTTACAGGAAATTGCTATGCttattttagcctatttctgagggaaagtgtcatattttgcttcaaatactAGGCTTTTTAGGAGGCGtcgtccaagggctgaaattatcgtacttttgcaTCAGGACCGGATCTAGAACGAGTGGTGCGGGCCGCACCGTGCGGCCGCTCTAGGTGCCAAATGGTAAGGGGCCCCGAAACggcaaatgttaaaaaaaatgaaaaaaatacgcgCGAAGCGACAAGGCGGGAGTACTCACTTAACGATAATCCATATAGGCCACGATGCAAGCAGAAACGACTTGCAGGAGATAAAAGTTCCGATACGACAGTGGTTAGTTGTGTCAAAGATGAACTAGAAAGTTGCACCACAACGCCACCATGTACAGTCGATACCCTCACTTAAAATTATGTcttcacaaaaaatattaactttcatatcctacttaaaataataacgattgttgtACTTTTAAGAAATGCGTATTTTTAGTGCTAAATTTAAACTACGATTCTTGATTTACTATTTACAAAGGTGTGTTaagatatatttggccactttgatgGCGATGAATGTGCCCTGGTCCTGTCAGCATTTCTGTCTCTCTCTCCCTCTTGCTCTCCCCACGGTCGACCATAGTCCATAGTGGCGGGTCCGGTACACCTATCATTAACAGCTTTTAGTATGACTAAATTATGTAAGGTTTTGTGATGCGTTTTACAGAAGAGGAAAAACTATATCCATCCTTTTTCAGGGGCCATAATACTAGCACAGCAAAAAAACATTAAGATTCTCTCTGCCTATGCACGAATGAGAAAAGATCCtggccaaactatatattccGTGTCACTGACCTATCACGCATAGACGCCTATTCCCCATGCGGCTAATCCACCAAAAGTGAAACCGAAACGcaatcgatgtgtgcgtgcgacgctcgtgtcatATGCTCAGCAACGCATACAcgtatacaaaaatatgttgcCAGTATGTATTTATTCCCGTCAGAATAGGGGTATTTTGACAACATTCTTATACTTTGTTATCAAtaactagcttttgcccgcgtactaagcaaaaaacaaaaggttctcttattttcgtaatcagcgactcgataaaccatagaaataatacccatgttgatttttagacCTACTCACCATAATTCccccttttaggggttgaattctcaaaaaacCTAAAACACGTGTTTGCACATTTATCGTTAGGAATACTCTTgtaaagtttcgaataaaatgtcctaactaatcttgtttccACATACAATCtttggacccccatttcaccccCTTCGATTTGCTCTGAAACTACTGAACCGATTGAATTGCAATTTGGCAAAAGtactttcaacatttttcatgtccacaatattaaattttaaaatcattcaataccattttcgtaaataacgtcccaaaaaaccaaaaaaccataaaatcgttagattttaaaaagttgttattttcgtaatcagcaacccgataaaccatagaaataataccCATATTGAttttttcccatacaaattttggacccccatttcacccccttaggggaggaaatttgaaaaatcctttcttagaCCCCTAGACCTTCTAAAGAATTTACCtgccaaatttggaatctctagaaccagcggtttaggctgtgcgttgatatgtcagtcagtcagtcagtttcttcttATATACATTTTGATTTGGAAGTGTGTAGATTTTTAATTCTGCAACAAAAGCTTTTTAGGGTTGCATTATCACAATGAACACTTAACATTTGAGGGTGATTGAACTATAGCTAAAGCTTTGTGGCAGTAGTGCAGTCGGCAGCATTATTGTACCGCGACATTACTGCCTTACTAGttactcgcccatgaagggttccgtaccatttatgacgtattaaagaaaactacttactagatcttttGACCAATTttcgaagttacagggggacacacacacacacacattttaccactttggaagtgtctctcgcgcaaactattcacttattcagtttagaaaaaaatgatattagaaacctcaatatcatttttgaagacctatccacccacacgtatgggtttgatgaaaaaagattttttgagtttcagttctaagtatggggaacccccaaaatttattgtttttttttctatttttgtgtaaaaatcttaatgcggttcacagaatacatctacttaccaagtttcaacagtatagctcttatagtttcggaaaaaagtggctgtgacataaacggacagacagacggacatgacgaatctataaggattccgttttttgccattgggctacggaaccctaaaaagttaagTACCTACGAGCCGACTCTGTTCGGTATAGACACTTTAAAATGaaagaatgaaaaatataattttctttaataatacaaGCAATTTAATGTAGGCGTATTTATTTTGGAATGTAAACTTCATGCCTTATTTGGAGAAATATATCGGGTTGCACttcgggagtgccggcagaagtgaaaacttgaatattaacgttgtgcatttttgatattttagagAAATTAgtagcatttttttaaaacgaaataattctctgttatacctacgtaaataaatttgagtgtggaagatattttagtgttaatatataacatatacagagtaattcatgagacgtgagcaggactacagcctacacaatcagtaaatgttaatgaatcgttcaccattatattaagtaaaacaatcacgcttcttttctgttatttaactttttggtaaggaaaaaattgagtatctacaatcatggacgaccaacaacacaaagatacaatacaacacaattaacaaagattaaacttctttaaccgttatgacagcattttcattatgaataaaataaaatgtcacacttgaatgagatacgatttttcaaaagtaaccaggcttcgatgacattcaatttgcacgtcaccatgatgtcacctGTCCGtattacgaattttcaatctgacggtcacgtgactcctgacgcgagtttaacatttttccccttcacaaaaagtgcacagcgccgctaaagaagtttttacttcaaaaattattcatttcactggcaacatttataagtaatggcggcttaCGAAGTTTTTATTCACAATTACGTAAAGATATCATATTAAACTCGATACTTACGCGGGAAATGCGAATGAAAAAATACCATgcgatttgtttttatttagtgatgAGTTGTGACACACATTCACCGCACATACCAGTATCTGCATCTTTccagtattttttaatttacaaccgggaggtgtacacaaaccgactcgaccttgagtactgggAGGGCCGTTCGAACGAGTGCGACATAATGTCGCAGTTGAAGTGAGTGGCTTCGGAACTACGGATTAGGGATTTATGCCTTATAAATTTATGTTCCATGTTATCTTAATACCTCACATACATAtaactcatggtcaccctaattagaaagagataCAACGGCCCACtttgacttctcatgtggacacactttttggccaatGTACACTGTTCGGATTATTTTCTAAAatgccaaatattgttgacagatttttccttgttgtatcaccaattgtctatgattaaaaaaaacctaaaggctgttgtaaatttatgtcattcattcaatttgttcgcggtttataaggggtttattttaaataatattaataatgactataccgagtggggtccgcgaactattatttaacctCCTAAATAATTACAACAATGTGTGAAGTTGACGTGAAGcgttatttaacaaaaaacttctatgtttacaagtcgtaaacaatttagtaggttggtgctctattaatattttgatactttaagttctagttctaacatttgcctataactttaattaagtacgtgaatttattaataccagAATCTCATGAACAGTACAAGTGTGTATGAAACGGATAAAGTAGAAGTTCtagaaaatatcaataacatCCAAACATTGgaacgagttactgaaaaccaatatttagaagaaatctttggagtgaagtgactggtcagtagtaatttgatttaacaatataaaatatataaaaatattttggcgaaacatgtctatatagATATGTCTTTGTATTCTACATAGTGGCAGAAATTATGTGAGCTGACTCTGAGTGCACGTTAACGTATATTTAActgatttccttaggtaccttacgtgtgcacagaaaataaaaaatatgttttagtaTAACTATAGTTCCTACTATACAAAGTGTGACCagtccaagatttttttaatttcccgccaaaaatgTGTGTAATATTTCGGTAGCCAGACTCTAGCAGGGCTGCCAGATCGTATAATCCGATACGAATTTCGTATAATCGGACTGATTATCGTATCTATTATGTATAGGTAGTTGTTCGGTATAATTGGATACGAAAAAACAAGAAAGGTTATTTCGCATTTCTATTTCAGCTCGGGATtaccagagacggattgccaaCTTGATAGTACGATACGGTGACGGTTTgagtggtttttttttagactCACCATTTGATGGGTTTGGTGTTCTATATGATGGGTGTTTGTTAATATGTGAGACGTGTTTTACTTTTTGTGCTGTGTTTCGGCGATACTTACTAAGAGATTTTAGTTAAtacttactaaatacaaatCGGTTTTTGAactaagaattaaaaaagtcgGGTATAATCGTTTTCATATAATGCAATcgaatttcgtataatttttGACGTTGGACTGTATAATCAAGATTTATGTACTGGCAGCCCTGGTGGATAGAcgaaccaaagagcatataatcactacgttttaagagacgggactcccatactagcgagtggtatcagtttgtttcgcaaatcattaccaaaatgtacgacaaagaaccatagtaccaacataagcgatctaaatagtgtagtacgctacacgcttgcgtttcttatcgatatcgataaaatggggaggttTGAAACATAgactcctgtctacaaattttgtactcgaaatcaggttaggatcgagtccacatttaagctgtatattatatagtggatagttctatgactggactaatacgtggttgGCCTTAATGTGGGcccgattttttttacaacaccTTGTTGGAAAGGGGCTTTTTCTTCCCCACTAGGAAGAATCAAAGTTcataggaaatttcacatatttaatttaattatttatactgatatacaaataaacatacagttatcgatagttttagtacatccctagttctacaactaaaaagaatataaaatatctaattttcgatgtgtttaaagcctgctgcaccaaaatacttaaggtcaaaagtatctagcttagtcttcatccaagggaaatttcgccataaaatcccctttttcgtgattttctcgagtggctcgcttgccatatttcacacttagttaaccgttttctcggtggcttTGCAACAAACACGATCTTTACTCTGaacacggttcactattttcgattttttcactaaataaaaaagaaatagcacgaaatacccgaaaaAACTTTGAAGctttcataacaaacaaaacaattaagctgacagttgacttgatgtaaacttgacagaataaatagcactgacgttttctttttctttggtggcaaagatttgcgaaacaaactccatacaaaactttttttgttcctagttgcgtcagcctgagaCGAACGCagacaaagagcatataatcacttgAACGCAGACACCCAGAGACGAACCAATCCAATTTAAACCGTGTAACTTATTTGATTTTGTTATTTATGAGTTAAAGTTTCTAAATGACAAGACACGCTAGAAACTGTACTGCCGGGGCAGTTTACACGTATCACGAGAAGAAAAAAGACGCAGCAGCATCCGGTTATGGAACCCAAAGCGAACGCGTAGGCAAGGACTCTGTTAAGAACTTTGACGACTGCAGCCTGACTTTGCAGCCTTGCAGGAACCCTGTCATCACTAAGGAAGGCTATCTTTTCGACAAGGAAGCTATCCTGGAATACGTGATTTCTAAAAAGACTGAATACACGCGTAAGCTGAAACACTATGAAAAGCAGTTAAAAAAAGAAGAGAACGAAAAAAATGAGCTCGTGGCCGCTGAAAAAGAGGCAAACCTTATCAAGTTCATGAATAGAGAAAAGAATATATCCAGCTCTAAATCAAAAAACTCCGAAAGTGGACCCTCATCATCTAATTCTGTATCAAATCTCTCTAATGGCAAAGACAAGCATTTACCTAGTTTCTGGGTACCTACAATGTTGCCAGACGCTAAGATTTCTAAAGTTGAGAAGCCTGACCCAACAGTGTACTGTCCAATCAGTGGAAAACCCTTGAAAATGAAAGACCTGATTGAAGTGAAGTGGACATTGGTACCAGACCGTGATGATAAGAAGTCTTTAATTGCGAAAGAAAATAGATACATGTGCCCTGTGACACATGATATCCTGAGTAATGCTATTCCATGTGCAGTAATCAGGTAAATCTGAGAACATTTTCTTAGAAGACTGCAGTGGTGTTCACATTATGGCTTACCTTATACCTTACCTATGGTTGCGAGAACCTCAACTGCTTTGCCTCGATCGGTTCCATTAGGTATAGAGGTAGGTCTGAATAGACCATGCGTAAAGTGGGGTCTTCTGATTTGTTTATTTTCGCCTTATAATTTTCTGGCATTTGCTTCAAATTTAACCTAGCATTTAATACCGAGAGACTAGTTGGCAGAAAAAGCATAGTTTAGTTTCCTTGTCTTTCAACAATGTTGGCCGAACCTTAATTACagttgaccattaaccattacaaattgaaccataaaccgtAACAGATGGTTAAGgtttacagttcaatttgtaatggattaATGTTTCAGTCAACACTGTTTTTCAAAACAGGTAGAAATGTCATCCTTGAACTTACGGTGCTATTTATGGAAATGGAAAAGAAAGCTACTAAATTAAATGATGATGTGATTTAGACttaccagcatcagctgcctgtcttaaactgaataataataagttattttttatccagaaaatttttattagcacattttttttatccctAATACTATCAGGTGCAtcaaatacatatttacttaaCCTTTGTCTACAAAGCCTGTTAATAAATTAGTCTGGGTTAATAAAATTCTGGCTTCAAAACTTGTGAACATAAGTTCcatgttacaatttttttttagctgatTAGCTCAcagttttacttatttaatttccaGAACAACTGGTCATGTAGTGACAATGGAGTGTGTTGAAAACCTGATAAAGAAGGACTGGGTGCACCCCCTCACAGGAGACAAATTGAAGGAAAAGGACATTATTCCCTTGCAGCGGGGTGGCACAGGCTATGCCCTCACTAACCAAAACCTAGAAGGCAAGAATGAGAGGCCTGTGTTGCAGGCCTGAACTAGTGAACTTTATACATCATCAGTTGATGTACTTACTAAACTTACCAACTACTAGTTgacatactatttttttttcatgtttcaATTGCATACTGTTCATAAGCATATTATAAGTTTTGGTAAATTATTTTCTCGGTGAAGTCTTTAAAATTCGCAAGTGgaacatt
Above is a genomic segment from Cydia pomonella isolate Wapato2018A chromosome 4, ilCydPomo1, whole genome shotgun sequence containing:
- the LOC133517104 gene encoding nitric oxide synthase-interacting protein homolog, whose product is MTRHARNCTAGAVYTYHEKKKDAAASGYGTQSERVGKDSVKNFDDCSLTLQPCRNPVITKEGYLFDKEAILEYVISKKTEYTRKLKHYEKQLKKEENEKNELVAAEKEANLIKFMNREKNISSSKSKNSESGPSSSNSVSNLSNGKDKHLPSFWVPTMLPDAKISKVEKPDPTVYCPISGKPLKMKDLIEVKWTLVPDRDDKKSLIAKENRYMCPVTHDILSNAIPCAVIRTTGHVVTMECVENLIKKDWVHPLTGDKLKEKDIIPLQRGGTGYALTNQNLEGKNERPVLQA